One stretch of Miscanthus floridulus cultivar M001 chromosome 18, ASM1932011v1, whole genome shotgun sequence DNA includes these proteins:
- the LOC136523148 gene encoding chitinase 1-like yields MTRALAVVATAAFFAMSARAEQCGSQAGGALCPSCLCCSQWGWCGSTSDYCGDGCQGQCSGSCGGTPTSPPLPTPAPTPTPTPRPRPTPNPPSGGRGGAASIISESLFNQMLLHRNDAACPANGFYTYADFLAAAKAFPGFGTTGSAHTRKRELAAFLAQTSHETTGGWATAPDGPYAWGYCFKEEQGAAAGAADFCGPSTQWPCAAGKKYYGRGPIQISYNYNYGQAGHAIGARILANPDLVATDPVLSFKTAVWFWMTPQSPKPSCHAVMTGKWTPSGADTAAGRLPGYGVVTNIINGGLECGHGAGDSRVASRIGFYKRYCDLLGVSYGDNLDCGNQSSIN; encoded by the coding sequence ATGACGAGAGCACTGGCGGTGGTGGCCACTGCTGCCTTCTTCGCCATGTCCGCGCGCGCCGAGCAGTGCGGTTCGCAGGCTGGCGGCGCGCTCTGCCCCAGCTGCCTCTGCTGCAGCCAGTGGGGCTGGTGCGGCTCCACCTCCGACTACTGCGGCGACGGCTGCCAGGGCCAGTGCAGCGGCAGCTGCGGCGGCACCCCGACGTCCCCTCCCCTTCCCACTCCCgctcccactcccactcccactccGCGTCCCCGTCCAACCCCTAACCCCCcgagcggcggccgcggcggcgcggcaTCCATCATCTCCGAGTCCCTGTTCAACCAGATGCTCCTCCACCGCAACGACGCGGCGTGCCCTGCCAACGGCTTCTACACCTACGCGGACTTCCTCGCGGCGGCGAAAGCGTTCCCGGGCTTCGGCACCACAGGCAGCGCCCACACCCGAAAACGCGAGCTTGCGGCGTTCCTGGCGCAGACGTCGCACGAGACGACGGGCGGGTGGGCGACGGCGCCCGACGGCCCCTACGCCTGGGGCTACTGCTTCAAGGAAGAGCAGGGCGCCGCGGCAGGGGCGGCGGACTTCTGCGGGCCCAGCACGcagtggccgtgcgccgccgggAAGAAGTACTACGGCCGCGGACCCATCCAGATCTCCTACAACTACAACTACGGACAAGCCGGCCATGCCATCGGCGCCCGGATCCTCGCCAACCCGGACCTGGTCGCCACCGATCCCGTCCTCTCCTTCAAGACCGCCGTCTGGTTCTGGATGACGCCGCAGTCGCCCAAGCCGTCGTGCCACGCCGTCATGACGGGGAAGTGGACGCCCTCCGGAGCTGACACCGCCGCCGGCAGGCTGCCGGGTTATGGCGTCGTCACCAACATCATCAACGGCGGCCTCGAGTGCGGCCACGGCGCCGGTGATAGCCGCGTCGCCAGCCGGATCGGGTTCTACAAACGCTACTGCGACTTGCTTGGGGTCAGCTACGGCGACAACTTGGACTGCGGCAACCAGAGTTCCATCAACTAG